One segment of Osmerus mordax isolate fOsmMor3 chromosome 28, fOsmMor3.pri, whole genome shotgun sequence DNA contains the following:
- the cox7c gene encoding cytochrome c oxidase subunit 7C, mitochondrial: MLGQAVRRFTTSAVRSSHYAEGPGKNLPFSVENKWRLLGMMVVFFGSGFAFPFLVVRHQLLKK; the protein is encoded by the exons ATGCTTGGACAGGCTGTTCGGCGATTCACAACCTCTGCGGTTCGTTCTTCGCATTACGCAGAGGGACCCGGAAAG AACCTTCCGTTTTCGGTTGAAAACAAGTGGCGTCTGCTGGGCATGATGGTGGTGTTTTTCGGCAGTGGCTTCGCCTTCCCATTCCTTGTTGTCAGACATCAGCTGCTGAAGAAGTGA